Proteins encoded together in one Carya illinoinensis cultivar Pawnee chromosome 3, C.illinoinensisPawnee_v1, whole genome shotgun sequence window:
- the LOC122303047 gene encoding receptor-like protein kinase FERONIA, with the protein MMTRPLLPCFAPLCLVVILLHHMTRTVAGNSPYPYTPVDQILLNCGSSGNSTASDTRIWIGDVNSKFLTHGQSQSQPSLTSTVKEASNVPLVPFTDARLSLAPFTYVFPVTAGQKFVRLYFYPASYSNFDRSNALFSVKVGSFTLLSNFNASLNADADSIDTISREYCVNIEEDQRLNITFTPSPNVSNSYAFINGIEILSMPTNLYYTPANNLDGLYLIGQQSGYRIENSTSLEMVYRLNVGGKAISSADDTGMFREWQEDTSYLKEHGLLLFLPLNDTIVLKFSPIVPQYTAPQAVYRTARTLGNDSTINPSYNLTWQFPVDSGFDYLIRLHFCEFQPEITQASDRIFQIFIANQTAEEEADVIRWSGGNGVPVYRDYAVSMRQGTEKTVNLYVGIGAAQKGQTTYQDAILNGVEIFKVSGNGNLAGPNPDPLPPNPPTIAPPAQEKSSKGNRTTIFAAAAGGVAGFILLSILGFLILRRGKRVKDSGSSDGTSWWGPFSFTTTKSTKTRKSSLPSALSRYFSLAEIRAATNNFDDTLIIGVGGFGNVYKGYIDGGDHPVAIKRLVPGSHQGVHEFETEIELLSQLRHLHLVSLIGYCNDGMEMILVYDYMARGTLRDHLYKSNNPPLSWKQRLQICIGAARGLSYLHTGAKQTIIHRDVKTTNILLNEEWVAKVSDFGLSKTGPTGVSKAHVSTVVKGSFGYLDPEYYRRQQLTDKSDVYSFGVVLCEVLSARPPILKTTEKKQVSLAEWARQSSRIGKFDQIVDPTLKGQIATECLNKFGEVAVSCLHDSGAERPSMNDVVWGLEFALQLQESIEKVAKHGDHVVELEMNDAEKALLPQSKSEDSNNMFSSSGGQVSSIYSNSVVTMTSSAEQSNFSSTNKDSDRLVSSGAVFSEIMNPRGR; encoded by the coding sequence ATGATGACGCGCCCACTCCTACCATGTTTTGCTCCTCTCTGCCTTGTCGTCATCTTGCTGCACCACATGACCAGGACCGTCGCCGGTAACTCTCCGTATCCTTACACACCGGTCGACCAAATTCTCCTCAACTGTGGCTCCTCTGGAAATTCAACTGCATCAGATACTCGGATCTGGATTGGAGACGtgaattcaaaatttctcaCTCACGGACAATCACAAAGCCAGCCATCTCTTACCAGCACAGTTAAAGAAGCGTCGAATGTCCCCCTAGTGCCTTTTACCGATGCACGGCTATCTCTAGCCCCGTTCACCTACGTATTCCCCGTCACTGCGGGCCAAAAATTCGTTCGACTATACTTTTACCCCGCTTCCTACTCCAACTTCGACCGCTCTAATGCCCTATTCTCTGTCAAAGTTGGTAGTTTTACCCTTCTTAGCAACTTCAACGCTTCACTTAACGCAGATGCCGATTCTATAGATACCATATCCAGAGAATACTGTGTCAATATCGAAGAAGATCAGAGGTTGAACATAACCTTCACTCCATCTCCGAACGTTTCCAATTCCTATGCTTTTATCAACGGAATCGAAATCTTGTCGATGCCTACTAATCTCTATTACACTCCTGCTAACAATCTTGACGGGCTTTATCTTATCGGCCAGCAGAGCGGGTACCGCATCGAGAACAGTACTTCTCTCGAGATGGTATACAGATTAAACGTTGGAGGGAAAGCCATCTCATCCGCCGATGACACCGGAATGTTCCGGGAATGGCAAGAAGACACCAGTTACTTAAAAGAACATGGATTATTGTTATTCTTACCTTTGAACGATACTATCGTCCTGAAGTTTAGCCCCATAGTACCCCAGTACACCGCACCACAAGCTGTCTATCGCACTGCCCGAACCCTGGGGAATGACTCAACCATCAACCCGAGCTACAATCTGACCTGGCAATTCCCCGTAGATTCTGGGTTTGATTACCTCATTAGGCTGCACTTCTGCGAGTTTCAACCCGAAATTACTCAAGCGTCAGATAGAATATTCCAAATTTTCATAGCAAATCAAACCGCCGAAGAAGAAGCCGACGTGATTAGGTGGAGTGGTGGAAATGGTGTGCCCGTGTATAGAGACTACGCCGTTTCGATGCGTCAAGGAACCGAGAAGACAGTGAATCTCTATGTCGGAATAGGAGCAGCGCAAAAGGGGCAGACAACATACCAGGATGCAATCTTGAATGGCGTCGAAATATTTAAAGTAAGCGGCAACGGAAATCTTGCAGGACCCAACCCCGATCCACTTCCACCGAACCCTCCAACAATTGCGCCACCAGCACAGGAAAAAAGCTCGAAAGGGAATCGAACAACAATTTTTGCTGCCGCCGCTGGTGGAGTTGCCGGATTTATTCTTCTATCAATTCTCGGCTTCTTGATTCTCCGGAGGGGAAAGAGAGTCAAGGACTCGGGCTCCAGTGATGGGACCTCTTGGTGGGGTCCATTTTCGTTCACTACGACCAAGTCAACAAAGACCCGCAAGTCATCTCTACCATCCGCTCTGAGTCGATACTTTTCATTGGCGGAGATTAGAGCAGCCACCAACAACTTCGACGACACTCTGATCATTGGTGTCGGGGGGTTTGGTAACGTTTACAAAGGCTATATAGACGGTGGGGACCACCCAGTGGCGATCAAGCGTTTGGTACCAGGTTCTCACCAGGGAGTACACGAGTTCGAGACCGAGATTGAACTGCTCTCACAACTCCGCCATCTGcatcttgtttctttgattggATATTGTAACGATGGTATGGAGATGATTCTCGTCTACGATTATATGGCCCGCGGAACCCTACGCGATCATCTCTACAAGTCCAACAATCCTCCTCTCTCATGGAAGCAGCGTCTTCAGATTTGCATCGGTGCAGCACGAGGTTTGAGCTACCTACATACGGGTGCGAAACAAACCATCATTCATCGTGACGTGAAAACCACAAATATCTTACTGAATGAGGAATGGGTTGCCAAGGTGTCTGATTTCGGGTTGTCCAAAACGGGACCCACGGGCGTGTCTAAGGCCCATGTTAGCACTGTCGTCAAGGGTAGCTTTGGGTATCTAGATCCCGAGTATTACAGGCGGCAACAATTGACGGATAAATCCGACGTGTATTCATTCGGAGTTGTCCTGTGTGAAGTGTTGTCTGCAAGGCCACCAATATTGAAAACTACTGAGAAGAAGCAAGTGAGCCTTGCAGAGTGGGCCCGACAAAGCTCTCGCATTGGAAAGTTTGATCAGATTGTTGATCCAACTTTGAAGGGTCAAATTGCAACCGAGTGTTTGAATAAATTTGGTGAGGTTGCTGTGAGTTGTTTGCATGACAGTGGAGCCGAACGTCCATCAATGAATGATGTGGTGTGGGGCCTTGAGTTCGCATTGCAATTGCAAGAGAGTATTGAAAAGGTTGCCAAGCATGGTGATCATGTGGTTGAATTGGAGATGAATGATGCTGAGAAGGCTCTCCTTCCTCAATCCAAGAGTGAGGATAGTAATAACATGTTCAGTAGTAGCGGTGGGCAAGTGTCAAGTATATACAGCAATAGCGTGGTGACGATGACAAGTAGTGCCGAACAAAGTAATTTTAGCAGTACAAATAAGGATTCAGATAGACTGGTGTCTTCTGGAGCTGTGTTTTctgagataatgaatcctcgaGGACGGTAA
- the LOC122303049 gene encoding receptor-like protein kinase FERONIA, whose protein sequence is MQHSCKSSFVHLSFSVFVFLNYLTIITSNPFSPHYFAIPNLALNCGSSAISTDPDGREWTGDIGSHFFSSQQSKVSSVVSNFISQEPSFDRIPYTTARIFVSQFTYKFRISPGPKFIRLHFRPAKYQSLGRSKDYFSVTAGPFTLLRNFSASLTADLLGSKFLVKEFCVNLEKHRSLKITFTPSKDASHDAYGFINGIEIVSMPKGFYYTRFGNKGAGPPRSDFLVKKNTGLEMVHRLNMGRSSIRAMKGSAMMFRKWSEDTKFLVHSGVNPIYNRAIHIKYTSAPSFTAPRETARSARMLKVSLPPPDARLINSVASLAGPQPKVSLPPPVPNPTTYSKRTKTLLLLLFFGVGLGVATVFFLLGLTIFLQRKKLKTNNIQTSTSLEGLCRRFTVEEIRAATNNFERNRIIGRGGCGHVFKGYIDGGRTPVAIKIFGPASRQGDHEFRTEIEMLSKLRHPHLVSLIGYCDDERFMIIVYDFMAHKTLRHHLYNTDDPPLSWKQRLEICIGTARGLTYLHEGAEPPIIHRDVKTSNILLDEDWVAKVSDFGLSRLGPTSLSQSHVTTQVRGTFGYLDPDYFLTCHLTVKSDVYGFGVVLFEVLCARPAVDNGLDDERHSLAQWARRCFEEGTVDQIIDSRLVGVIAPECLQVYTNIAYRCLCEEKNQRPTMAEVLRALEVARELQEISDGGGGAERIMIDEEVPLCGRGNLVASETGNHGDLVHSCPTLRKKSASRKELLRYFSDKAGLKWVKRTNPRCVKASCLVSPQYAALPSVQVQLPDLTCCGPHTTPGKIFIEITNIAGQ, encoded by the coding sequence ATGCAACACTCGTGCAAATCTTCCTTCGTCCACCTCAGCTTCTCGGTTTTCGTCTTCCTCAATTATCTAACAATCATAACCAGCAATCCCTTCTCTCCACATTACTTCGCCATCCCTAATTTGGCGCTTAATTGCGGTTCTTCTGCCATATCAACTGATCCAGATGGCAGGGAGTGGACTGGAGATATTGGCTCACATTTCTTTTCCTCGCAACAATCTAAGGTTAGCTCAGTAGTCTCAAATTTCATCTCCCAAGAGCCATCTTTCGATCGTATCCCTTACACTACTGCTCGGATCTTTGTTTCTCAATTCACTTACAAGTTTCGTATCAGTCCGGGCCCAAAATTCATACGCCTCCACTTCCGTCCAGCTAAATACCAAAGTTTGGGAAGGTCTAAGGACTACTTCAGTGTTACTGCTGGTCCTTTTACCCTCCTTAGGAATTTCAGCGCTTCCCTAACTGCAGATTTGCTAGGCTCAAAGTTTTTGGTCAAAGAGTTCTGCGTAAACTTGGAAAAGCATAGGAGCCTGAAAATAACCTTTACTCCGTCTAAAGATGCCTCACATGATGCGTATGGGTTTATAAATGGGATTGAGATCGTCTCGATGCCCAAAGGCTTTTATTACACTCGTTTTGGAAATAAAGGTGCCGGCCCCCCTAGATCTGATTTTCTTGTAAAAAAGAACACAGGTCTTGAGATGGTTCACCGACTAAACATGGGCCGGAGTTCCATTCGAGCAATGAAGGGCTCCGCCATGATGTTCCGGAAATGGTCTGAGGATACCAAATTCCTCGTGCATTCAGGTGTGAATCCTATATATAACAGAGCAATTCATATCAAATACACGAGCGCACCCTCTTTCACAGCACCCCGGGAGACTGCCCGGTCTGCAAGAATGCTCAAAGTTTCATTACCCCCTCCTGACGCCAGGTTAATCAACTCTGTCGCCAGTCTTGCTGGACCCCAGCCTAAAGTTTCATTACCCCCTCCTGTCCCAAACCCCACAACCTACTCCAAGCGCACAAAGACATTATTGCTCCTTCTCTTTTTTGGAGTTGGCCTGGGTGTCGCAACCGTTTTCTTTCTCTTGGGCTTAACAATATTCTTGCAGAGGAAGAAACTAAAGACCAACAATATCCAAACATCAACATCTCTTGAAGGATTGTGCCGTCGCTTCACAGTGGAGGAGATTCGTGCTGCTACAAACAACTTTGAAAGGAATCGTATCATTGGAAGAGGAGGTTGTGGCCACGTGTTCAAAGGCTACATCGATGGCGGACGCACCCCGGTTGCCATCAAGATCTTCGGGCCAGCTTCGAGGCAAGGGGACCATGAGTTTCGAACCGAGATTGAAATGCTATCAAAGCTCCGTCACCCCCACCTGGTCTCTTTGATCGGTTACTGCGACGACGAACGGTTCATGATCATTGTGTATGACTTCATGGCTCATAAAACGCTCCGCCATCATCTTTACAACACGGATGATCCTCCATTGTCTTGGAAGCAGAGGCTGGAGATTTGCATCGGTACTGCTCGAGGGCTAACGTACCTCCACGAAGGTGCGGAACCCCCGATCATCCACCGCGACGTCAAGACCAGCAATATTCTTTTGGACGAGGACTGGGTGGCCAAGGTTTCGGACTTTGGGCTTTCCAGGTTGGGCCCAACAAGCTTGTCCCAAAGCCATGTCACCACGCAGGTGAGGGGCACGTTCGGGTATTTGGACCCGGACTATTTCTTGACCTGTCATCTGACGGTGAAGTCCGATGTTTACGGGTTTGGGGTGGTGTTATTCGAGGTGTTGTGTGCCAGGCCAGCGGTGGATAATGGGCTAGACGACGAGCGACACAGTCTGGCCCAATGGGCCAGGCGTTGTTTCGAAGAGGGTACCGTTGATCAGATCATTGATAGCCGTCTGGTGGGTGTGATTGCCCCAGAGTGCTTGCAGGTGTATACAAACATAGCGTATAGATGTTTGTGTGAGGAAAAAAACCAACGGCCAACGATGGCCGAAGTGTTGAGGGCCCTTGAGGTTGCAAGAGAATTGCAGGAGATTTCCGATGGTGGGGGCGGGGCTGAGAGGATTATGATAGACGAGGAAGTTCCACTGTGCGGGAGAGGAAATCTGGTGGCATCTGAAACAGGGAACCATGGTGATCTGGTGCATTCGTGTCCAACGTTACGGAAGAAAAGTGCATCTCGAAAGGAGCTGCTTAGGTATTTCAGTGACAAGGCGGGGCTTAAGTGGGTGAAACGAACAAACCCACGTTGTGTCAAGGCATCTTGTCTGGTGAGTCCACAGTATGCTgccttgccaagtgtccaagtGCAATTACCTGATTTGACTTGCTGCGGGCCACATACGACACCGGGGAAGATTTTTATTGAGATCACCAACATTGCCGGACAATAA
- the LOC122303048 gene encoding receptor-like protein kinase FERONIA, whose product MMTRPLLPCFASLCLVVILLHHMTSTVAGNSPYPYTPVDQILLNCGSSGNSTASDTRIWIGDVNSKFLTPEQSQSQSSLTSTVKEAPNVPLVPFTDARLSLAPFTYVFPVTAGQKFVRLYFYPAFYSNFDRSNALFSVKVSGFTLLSNFNASLNADADSKETISREYCVNIEEDQRLNITFTPSPNVSNSYAFINGIEILSMPTNLYYTPANNLEEPYLIGQQSQYRIENSTSLEMVYRLNVGGAAISSADDTGMFREWQDDFSYLKEYRELFLPFNNTIDLKFSAKVPKYTAPEAVYRTARILGNNSSINLSYKLTWQFPVDSGFYYLIRLHFCEFQPEIIEVSDRRFHIFIANQTAEEAADVILWSGGNGMPVYRDYAVSMRQGTEKKVNLYVAIGAQTLHTAYRDAILNGIEIFKVSDNNGNLSGPNPDPRPQNPPTIAPPAQAKGSEGNRTTIFAAAAGGVAGFILLSIIGFLILRRGKRVKDSGSSDGTSWWGPFSFTTTKSTKIRKSSLPSALSRYFTLAEIKAATHNFDDTFIIGVGGFGNVYKGYIDGGDHPVAIKRLVPGSQQGVHEFETEIELLSQLRHLHLVSLIGYCNDGMEMILVYDYMARGTLRDHLYKSNNPPLSWKQRLQICIGAARGLSYLHTGAKQSIIHRDVKTTNILLDEEWVAKVSDFGLSKMGPTGVSKAHVSTVVKGSFGYLDPEYYRRQQLTDKSDVYSFGVVLCEVLSARPPILKTAEKKQVSLAEWARQSFRDGKFGQIVDPTLNGKIATECLSKFGEVAVSCLHDSGVERPSMNDVVWGLEFALQLQESIEKAGKRDDHVVELEMNDAEKALLPQSKSDDSNNMFSSSGAQVSSIYSNSEVTMTSSAEQSFSSTNKDSDRLVSSGAVFSELMNPQGR is encoded by the coding sequence ATGATGACCCGCCCACTCCTACCATGTTTTGCCTCTCTCTGCCTTGTCGTCATCTTGCTGCACCACATGACCAGCACCGTCGCCGGTAACTCGCCGTATCCTTACACACCGGTCGACCAAATTCTCCTCAACTGTGGCTCCTCTGGAAATTCAACTGCATCAGATACTCGGATCTGGATTGGAGACGtgaattcaaaatttctcaCTCCCGAACAATCACAAAGCCAGTCATCTCTTACCAGCACAGTTAAAGAAGCGCCGAATGTCCCCCTAGTGCCTTTTACCGATGCACGGCTATCTCTAGCCCCGTTCACCTACGTATTCCCCGTCACTGCGGGCCAAAAATTCGTTCGACTATACTTTTACCCCGCTTTCTACTCCAACTTCGATCGCTCTAATGCCCTCTTCTCTGTCAAAGTTAGTGGTTTTACCCTTCTTAGCAACTTCAACGCTTCACTTAACGCAGATGCCGATTCTAAAGAGACCATATCCAGAGAATACTGTGTCAATATCGAAGAAGATCAGAGGTTGAACATAACCTTCACTCCATCTCCGAACGTTTCCAATTCCTATGCTTTTATCAACGGAATCGAAATCTTGTCGATGCCTACTAATCTCTATTACACTCCTGCTAACAATCTTGAAGAGCCTTATCTTATCGGCCAGCAGAGCCAGTACCGCATCGAGAACAGCACTTCTCTCGAGATGGTATACAGATTAAACGTTGGAGGGGCAGCCATCTCATCCGCCGATGACACTGGAATGTTCCGGGAATGGCAAGACGACTTCAGTTACTTAAAAGAATATAGAGAGTTATTCTTACCTTTCAACAATACTATCGACCTGAAGTTTAGCGCCAAGGTACCCAAGTACACCGCCCCAGAAGCTGTCTATCGCACTGCCCGAATCCTGGGGAATAACTCATCCATCAACCTGAGCTACAAGCTCACCTGGCAATTCCCCGTAGATTCTGGGTTTTATTACCTCATTAGGCTGCATTTCTGCGAGTTTCAACCCGAAATTATTGAAGTGTCAGACAGAAGATTCCATATTTTCATAGCAAATCAAACCGCCGAAGAAGCAGCCGACGTGATTTTGTGGAGTGGTGGAAATGGTATGCCCGTGTATAGAGACTACGCCGTTTCGATGCGTCAAGGAACCGAGAAGAAAGTGAATCTCTATGTCGCCATAGGAGCGCAAACGCTGCACACTGCATACCGGGATGCAATCTTGAACGGCATCGAAATCTTTAAAGTAAGCGACAATAACGGCAATCTATCAGGACCCAACCCCGATCCACGTCCACAGAACCCTCCAACAATTGCGCCACCAGCACAGGCAAAAGGCTCGGAAGGGAATAGAACAACAATATTTGCTGCCGCCGCTGGTGGAGTCGCCGGATTTATTCTTCTCTCAATTATCGGCTTCTTGATTCTCCGGAGGGGAAAGAGAGTCAAGGACTCGGGCTCCAGTGATGGGACCTCTTGGTGGGGTCCATTTTCGTTCACTACGACCAAGTCAACAAAGATCCGCAAGTCGTCTCTACCATCCGCTCTGAGTCGATACTTTACATTGGCGGAGATTAAAGCGGCCACCCACAACTTCGACGATACTTTCATCATTGGTGTTGGGGGGTTTGGTAACGTTTACAAGGGCTATATAGACGGTGGGGACCACCCAGTGGCGATCAAGCGTTTGGTACCAGGTTCTCAACAGGGAGTACACGAGTTCGAGACCGAGATTGAGCTGCTCTCGCAACTCCGCCATCTGcatcttgtttctttgattggATATTGTAACGATGGTATGGAGATGATTCTCGTCTACGATTATATGGCCCGCGGAACCCTACGTGATCATCTCTACAAGTCCAACAATCCTCCTCTCTCATGGAAGCAGCGTCTTCAGATTTGCATCGGTGCAGCACGAGGTTTGAGCTACCTACATACAGGTGCGAAACAATCCATCATTCATCGTGACGTGAAAACCACCAATATCTTACTGGATGAGGAATGGGTAGCCAAGGTGTCTGATTTCGGGTTGTCCAAAATGGGACCCACGGGCGTGTCTAAGGCCCATGTTAGCACTGTCGTCAAGGGTAGCTTTGGGTATCTAGATCCCGAGTATTACAGGCGACAACAATTGACGGATAAATCCGACGTGTATTCATTCGGAGTTGTCCTGTGTGAAGTGTTGTCTGCAAGGCCACCAATATTGAAAACTGCTGAGAAGAAGCAAGTGAGCCTTGCAGAGTGGGCCCGACAAAGCTTTCGCGATGGAAAGTTTGGTCAGATTGTTGATCCGACTTTGAACGGTAAAATTGCGACCGAGTGTTTGAGTAAATTTGGTGAGGTTGCTGTGAGTTGTTTGCATGACAGTGGTGTCGAACGTCCATCGATGAATGATGTGGTGTGGGGCCTTGAGTTCGCATTGCAATTGCAAGAGAGTATTGAAAAAGCTGGCAAGCGTGATGATCATGTGGTTGAATTGGAGATGAATGATGCTGAGAAGGCTCTCTTGCCTCAATCCAAGAGTGATGACAGTAATAACATGTTCAGTAGTAGCGGTGCGCAAGTGTCAAGTATATACAGCAATAGCGAAGTGACGATGACAAGTAGTGCAGAGCAAAGTTTTAGCAGTACCAATAAGGATTCAGATAGACTGGTGTCCTCTGGAGCTGTGTTTTCTGAGTTAATGAATCCTCAAGGACGGTAA